The Jatrophihabitans sp. genome contains the following window.
GGGCCGAGCGAAGCGCGCCGGCCGCCAGATCAGGAGAGGGCAGGTCATCACCCTCAGTGTCGGGCACAGCGGTGGGACCATTTGGGGATAACTGGTGAGGTTCTGTGGACAACTGGCGATCACCCTCGACAAACCGGCCACGTGCGCGGTGGATATCCACTTTGGCGTCGGAATCCTCACGCACGGCGAACCTCACCCTCAGCGACCGAGTACTGCGCACCGGTCAATGCCGGCGGCACGTCACCCAGCACCGCCGCTGAGATCAGCACCTGCTCGGCCTTGCCCGCGATGCCGGCCAGCTGATCACGGCGAGCCGTGTCCAGCTCGGCGAAGACGTCATCGAGGATGAGCACCGGTTCAGCGCCGTCTGCCGAGAGCAGCTGAAAACACGCCAGTCGCAGCGCCAGCGCCGCCGACCAGCCCTCGCCATGACTGGCATAGCCGCGAAGCGGCAGCTCGTTGAGCCGGAGTTCCAGATCATCGCGGTGAGGACCCACCAGGCTCACGCCGCGCTCGATCTCTTGCTGCCGGACCTTGGCCAGTTCGGCGAGCAAGGCCTGGGACAAGGACTCCACGCTTGGTATTACACCGGTGTCATTACCTGCTGGATCCACAACTGAGCTGACATAACTGAGTGACAGCCGGCCGCTGGCCGGCGCCAGTTCGGCATAGGCCTCGACCGCATAGGGACGAAGCGCGGCCACCAGCTCCAACCGGGCGGCCAGCAGCTGCGCGCCGTGGGTGGCCAGGTGCCCGTCCCACACCTCCAAGGTGCGCAGATCCCCGGCGCCGCCGGCTCGCCGAGCCGCGCCGGCGGTCTTGAGAAGCGCGGCCCGCTGCTTGAGGACCCGCTCGTAGTCGGCGCGCACGCCTGCCAGCCGGGGTGTCAACTGCACCAACACGTCATCGAGGAAGCGCCTGCGCTCGGACGGGTCACCGCGAACGATCGCCAGGTCCTCGGGCGCGAACAGCACGGTCCGCAGCCCGCCCAGGATGTCACGCGGGCGTGTCACCGGTGACCGGTTCAGCTTGGCCCGGTTGGCCCGGCCGGCGGTGATCTCGACTTCGAGGACCAGCTGCCGCCCGGCCGACACCACCGCGGCCTGCACCACCGCCCGATCCGCGCCCGCCCGGATCAAGGGGGCGTCGGTGGCCACCCGGTGACTGCCCAACGTGGCCAGATACCCGATCGCCTCGAGCAGGTTGGTCTTGCCCTGGCCGTTCGGCCCGATCAACACGCTGGCACCGGGATCGAAGCTGACATCGGCTCGGGGCCAGCTCCGGAAATCGGCGACGCTGAGGTGCTGGACGTACATCGAGGCCGACGGCGCAGGCTCTAGG
Protein-coding sequences here:
- the recF gene encoding DNA replication/repair protein RecF, encoding MYVQHLSVADFRSWPRADVSFDPGASVLIGPNGQGKTNLLEAIGYLATLGSHRVATDAPLIRAGADRAVVQAAVVSAGRQLVLEVEITAGRANRAKLNRSPVTRPRDILGGLRTVLFAPEDLAIVRGDPSERRRFLDDVLVQLTPRLAGVRADYERVLKQRAALLKTAGAARRAGGAGDLRTLEVWDGHLATHGAQLLAARLELVAALRPYAVEAYAELAPASGRLSLSYVSSVVDPAGNDTGVIPSVESLSQALLAELAKVRQQEIERGVSLVGPHRDDLELRLNELPLRGYASHGEGWSAALALRLACFQLLSADGAEPVLILDDVFAELDTARRDQLAGIAGKAEQVLISAAVLGDVPPALTGAQYSVAEGEVRRA